DNA sequence from the Vicia villosa cultivar HV-30 ecotype Madison, WI linkage group LG3, Vvil1.0, whole genome shotgun sequence genome:
ATCTTCAATAGCTTTATCGTCAGCATCGCGGATATTTTCATCAACTTCGTAAACCCTTTCATATTTGGATTTATCCTTGAATACCTTTAGTACCGAACTGTGCGTTGATTGGATCATAACTTTAGGAGATCTCGGTTTATCGTAACCAGCTTTTTGTAGAGCGTTAAGGACTGCTTTTGTCACGCTTAGTCCCCGCTTCGATGCAAGATAGGCAGCATTCTGATAATAATGAACTAGAAATGTTATTTCATTATATCACCAATGAAGCGTTTAATCGAGATCATGTAAGAACTCACCTCGATGTTGATCAAAACACGAGAGCCTTTAGCCAAGGACAAAAACTCAGACAAAGTTATGAATTTCCCTTGATTTTTGAATTTCGGATTCCGGAACAATAGGTATTTCTCATAAGGTTTCAATATTGATGCTGCAatggaaaacaaaaaataaacgaATCGAGGTGACAAGGGCTACACAAAACCATacatgcaataataataatatttcaatATCATCATTCAACTTACGAGTCAGTGTTTTGATTTCATTCCATGTCAAGCTAAACGTATATATGCCACTGCCCTTTTGAATCTCTGGAATAATAGTTTTACGAGTTCGGAATTTCGTTTGAGCCACAGTTGTGGTCGTTGAAAGATCTATAGAACTTAAGCAAAAGGGTACTCCATCCTTGGAGATTTGAACAGGACAATCAATTACATCTGCTCCGTCTGATTTCGCTTTCTTATACGCAAGATCGGTACATGCAGGATAGTCTCCACTTGCTCCATACTTTGATATAATCAAAGTATCAACTTAGCATAAAAGAAAGAATCAAAATCAATAAAGATTGTTTAAAAATTATGCTACCTCAAGACAGTACTTCAAATAAATCATACCTTGTTTTTTGGAATTTCGTCTTACGCCAGAAAAGCAATCTGCGGAAAACATTTCCAATATATATATCGGTATTATATAAAAGTTTTACAGTGATGATGCATATCAGTTAAACTCTAAAGAGGAGACAAAACTTACTTATGGCTACAGATGGAGTTACAGGAAAATCGGACAGAATGCCGTCGACAGAGAAGTCACCGTTGTCGATAAAAGACAAACATTCAGCCAAAGGATCATAGCTGAAGTTGTAGCTGAATGGAACATCATTAACAATGTCCGAAACAAAAACTTTGAGCCCTTGTTTATGAGCATCGGAGACAAGAGAAGTGTGTTTATGTAGATAAAGTTCCGAGTCTACAGGCCATATATAGCCTTTAGGAACAAGAATTCCCGAAGCGAATGTTCTGATAAATTCGAGGTTTTTCACTAGTGCGCCATAAGTTTTGTTGGTTGTAGGTTCAATTTCATGTTGCTCGAGAAACCTGAAGATTGTGACGCTTTTTCTAAGACCCGAGTTTGATCTTACTCTTCTTAAGAAATCTGCGTTTGGCGATGAGATGTAACTGATAGATACTTGTTTAGTTGAAAGTGAGTGAAGATATTTCTCGACACTCAAATTGTGATGCTTGTAGAATCTATCATGCTGCATAGTATTTTGAAAGTTCGAAAGTTAATGCTAAGAATCTTAAACTTAGGACATGCTTTGAGAGAAAATAGTGTATTCCATTTCGTTGTTACCTGAACGTTTAACCATAGGCCTGTTGATGGCGATTTTACTAATTTAGCTACGTTTTCGACACGGAGAATGTGAGACTTCCGTCCGTCAAACGATGGCGTTCGAGAAAACACTCCCTGAACAACTGTCCAAGTAACGAGAAAATTATCAGTAATTTTTTTACATGCTTATATCAAAAAGCGAAAAAAGACAATAGTAGTGGAAGATAGATCAAACTCACGCGAAACATTGGCTAGTTCGTTGAAACTGTAATCAACAGAAAACCATCCGCGAATTGGAACCTTATTAACCGAGTAATCCTTGGCTTGGTTGGGGTAAACAGCGATAATGTCAGTGGCATTGTCAAGCTTGATGTCTGGAAAACATATCCCAACTCCATCCTTTGTCAGTTGCAAGTCACACCATAAAGTCACATTTGGGGAAATAGTTTTTAGTGCCAAGTTGTAGGAAAGTAAACTAGAATCTGGAAATAACCCCGAAAATCCGCCGCGTGCTATTACCACCGGCGGTGATCCTGCACAGCATACCAAGCAAGCATCACAATTTATGAtgaaagatttcaaacaaaaggGACACAATTGTATCCATGACATTAGTCAAAGTTCCCAATGTCTCTCCAACCGCGTATCGCGGCTGTGTCAGCCAAATTTGACCGCAATTTTTCACAATATCAGGAATTGCGATACGACCTCTACGCTATTGTTAATAAAACTTTGCATTTATGTATTCATCTTCATAGACAAGGCCCAATTTCGGACattggtttgtgaagaagaaatcTTCCTTACAAATTTTACTACTTTTTAAGTTAAGAGATGATAAACTATTGCAAAGTTAACATTATCAATATCATCAACTTTACATTGCTATTTACATATTCTTAGAATTTGGGTTGGACCAAACCCATTCATGCGAAAACAAATTGTAAGGTGAAGATTGtctccacttataaacacatgttcagGTCATATATTGTCTAATGTAAGACTCTAAACACACACCCTCACGTCTAGGACTGGATGTCTAGAATATGAAGTTAAATGCTGAGAGGCCCAATAGCAAGAAGCCAAAAAATAGGTGGTTCAACGGATCTTAAACCAAACTCTAATATCATGTTAAAAAATATGGTTGAGCCTAACTCTCCATACAAAATCGACTATTAGCTTGTAAGTTGGAAATTGCTCtcacttataaacacaacacatTCATATCTCTAAGTAATGTTGAACTAAATCAATCAATTCAAACCTAATACAATGAAGGTGTTAGAGGCCGAAATATAGGCAAGTCAAATGCCGCAATTTAGGCGACAACGGGCGGACCGCAAGGTAGAAATTCCACACAAATGCATGTGTATATGAATGTTTACAATGGCTTGTTAAACCATGGCACAAACTAAAAACAAATAAGCAGCATACATAGGAAACATTATAAGAAAGAATAGAAATTGAATTAGGAACACACCTTGCAATGTCTTCCAGCCAGATACCAATGCTACAAACAGTGAGCAATGAAGACTAAGCAGAAGAAGTAGATGAGGAAGAGCCATGAGAAAAAGGAATTAGCATATATGAAACTAATTGTACTGTTGAAAAACCAATGGAACTTAATTATAATGAAGTTGAGTTGTTTgttccacacacacacacatgacACAACCTTATCAAAACATTGTCATGTTTTTTGAAGTCAACTATGAAGACATGTCAACCATACATTACAGGTATTTTGACAGTGTATAATGTATGTGATGACACGTTATTCCTGTTGTGGTAACgcggtttttagaaaaaacatGCCTTCAACTATACGCATGAGTTACAACAAGTTGTAAAGTTTTTCAAGGTGAAAAATGAGGATGAATGGAAAGTGGAAATTGCTAGATAGAAAGGATAAGAGAGAAGAAAGATGTGGAAATGAAAGTGGTTTTGTGCTAGTACTAGTACGGTTGTAGCTAATAATTGATGCATTTATAACTGCATTTAATAATTACTGTTGAACATCCCCCTTttccaataaaataaaataaagaagatCATTCACCCGCTCATTCAACTCAGTTAATTTCTGTGTAGGATATTAACGGTCCACTTAACCATGCCCTTGGGCTCCAGTACTAAAGAAATTTCGAAAAACACGAAAAACACCGGATTCGATTCATAGGGGGAATAATACTTAGCTAGTGCTCATACTTCTCGGCACAAGCTCTAGATTATTaggaaatttattattttattttattaataatgaaTTAAAGTTTATCTATCCAAAAGTACTCTCTTATTTTAACTATTATAAAACGGGTCGGGTACGGGTTTCATATTATGCAAACTCGCACTCAAAATCGGCACCCGAGACAAAATAGCACCCACGCCCGCACTCGTTGGATTCGGGTTTTTCACTTAAACTCAAACCCGCAGTAAAATACATAAAATCCAAAATAtcaggtggcacccgaacccaaattCAAACCC
Encoded proteins:
- the LOC131662339 gene encoding glycerophosphodiester phosphodiesterase GDPDL3-like, with product MALPHLLLLLSLHCSLFVALVSGWKTLQGSPPVVIARGGFSGLFPDSSLLSYNLALKTISPNVTLWCDLQLTKDGVGICFPDIKLDNATDIIAVYPNQAKDYSVNKVPIRGWFSVDYSFNELANVSLVQGVFSRTPSFDGRKSHILRVENVAKLVKSPSTGLWLNVQHDRFYKHHNLSVEKYLHSLSTKQVSISYISSPNADFLRRVRSNSGLRKSVTIFRFLEQHEIEPTTNKTYGALVKNLEFIRTFASGILVPKGYIWPVDSELYLHKHTSLVSDAHKQGLKVFVSDIVNDVPFSYNFSYDPLAECLSFIDNGDFSVDGILSDFPVTPSVAINCFSGVRRNSKKQVDTLIISKYGASGDYPACTDLAYKKAKSDGADVIDCPVQISKDGVPFCLSSIDLSTTTTVAQTKFRTRKTIIPEIQKGSGIYTFSLTWNEIKTLTPSILKPYEKYLLFRNPKFKNQGKFITLSEFLSLAKGSRVLINIENAAYLASKRGLSVTKAVLNALQKAGYDKPRSPKVMIQSTHSSVLKVFKDKSKYERVYEVDENIRDADDKAIEDIKTFADSVVVKKASVFTQNAAFLVNSTTTVARFHSFKLPVYVETFSNEFVSQAWDYYSDAFFEINSFVIGAKVNGIITDFPKTAARYTRNKCLKHGKKPPYVNPIEPGKLLRQISKSSLLSPSPPLPVLHDSNVTEPHLPSVSGNFPIFGGAR